From Salvia splendens isolate huo1 chromosome 16, SspV2, whole genome shotgun sequence, a single genomic window includes:
- the LOC121770178 gene encoding zinc finger MYM-type protein 1-like, giving the protein MARKRKPIEEFNVAIRDRVRREYLNKGPCQPIGHKYRNKKYGIQESSFQDVWFKKYTWLEYSVSNDAAFCFWCYLFKKSDKGSRQSDDAFTKTGCSNWKNALERFNFHVGAVNSCHNNARIQLEAFQDQRNSVASILRSNTREKEVAYRVRLTTSLNVTRFLLKQGLSFRGHDESSDSSNRGNFLELLVWFSLLNDDVSKTLGINAPGNNQMYSPSIQKDLANACASEVTLAIVNDIGDKVFTLLVDEARDVSLKE; this is encoded by the exons ATGGCAA GAAAACGTAAACCAATTGAAGAGTTCAATGTTGCAATTCGTGATAGAGTACGAAGAGAGTACTTGAATAAGGGTCCTTGCCAACCAATTGGACATAAGTATCGTAACAAGAAATATGGTATTCAAGAAAGTAGTTTTCAAGATGTTTGGTTTAAAAAGTATACATGGTTAGAGTATAGTGTATCAAATGATGCAGCTTTTTGCTTTTGGTGCTACCTTTTCAAGAAGTCAGATAAAGGAAGTCGGCAATCAGATGATGCTTTTACAAAGACAGGTTGTAGCAACTGGAAAAATGCATTAGAAAGATTCAATTTTCATGTTGGGGCTGTGAATAGTTGTCACAATAATGCTAGAATTCAGCTTGAAGCTTTTCAAGATCAAAGGAACAGTGTGGCAAGTATATTACGGTCAAATACCCGTGAGAAGGAAGTTGCATATCGTGTTCGGTTGACAACTTCATTGAATGTGACTCGGTTTCTCTTAAAGCAGGGATTATCTTTTCGTGGACATGATGAGTCAAGTGATTCTTCAAATCGAGGTAATTTCCTTGAGTTACTTGTATGGTTTAGTCTGCTTAACGATGATGTTTCCAAAACTTTGGGTATAAATGCTCCTGGTAACAATCAAATGTATTCTCCTAGTATTCAAAAGGATTTAGCAAATGCTTGTGCTTCAGAGGTCACACTTGCCATAGTTAATGATATTGGAGATAAAGTTTTCACTCTTTTGGTTGATGAGGCTCGAGACGTTTCATTGAAGGAGTAG